In bacterium, a single window of DNA contains:
- a CDS encoding ABC transporter ATP-binding protein: MKGLQLKEDVKNCFSLYIKYVKETLGVKFIIAGIFLSIINQLCSLAIPFISKFVIDIAIIQRNTQILLITFLVSLGILAIMALTSLVANFLLFKVFAKSGIQLKMDLFKNIQMAPLNFFNQVTRGDITYRILTDTEKLVGFWTQCSVMIPFQLILIIASITMITWNKNLAVFVFIILAVQSLVIVLFNKPLLKYSFLIKEKAQEVHKYTVEHFSRIELVRSFSNEKPERDGFLGLLNEKLIIDLKNFLIHKYSENVNLIISNLWIVLVLWYGGSLVINNEISLGTLLAFLMLANILYKPIYTLTELFLTFPDVRSSLSRINEYDQVKPQVIEPVHALDFVPQEGNISIENCSFTYDDHKILKNVSLNIPSKSIFALAGPSGSGKTTLCRLIVRFFDPQEGSIYLDGKNIRDIKLSSLRRSVLMTLQTNHVFNTTILKNITYGCKDLDKTKVLMALKKAGVDFIYKMPNGLETVIGSNGINLSGGEAQRIALARAFLFKPKVFIFDETTAFVDPETEEKIKRSLLELKENSTIIFIAHNLSTILLADNVAIMEHGVIKESGVPRVLINDETSYFSRLYSSVLQGGASPGIKGDVSPGIGDVSPSLGDASPGLEDGASPSLHESLVA; the protein is encoded by the coding sequence ATGAAAGGACTCCAACTGAAAGAGGATGTTAAAAACTGCTTCAGCTTATACATAAAATATGTAAAAGAAACTCTCGGCGTAAAGTTTATTATCGCAGGCATATTCTTATCAATTATAAATCAGCTTTGCAGCCTGGCAATCCCTTTCATATCAAAATTTGTAATCGATATCGCAATAATACAGAGGAATACACAGATTCTCTTAATTACCTTTTTGGTATCACTCGGTATTCTCGCCATAATGGCCCTTACCTCTCTGGTGGCCAATTTCCTGCTCTTCAAGGTTTTCGCTAAGAGTGGAATACAACTGAAAATGGATTTATTCAAGAATATTCAAATGGCTCCCCTGAATTTCTTTAATCAGGTAACGAGAGGCGATATTACCTACAGGATTTTAACAGACACGGAAAAATTAGTCGGATTTTGGACTCAATGCTCAGTGATGATCCCGTTTCAATTAATATTAATAATAGCCAGTATCACGATGATAACCTGGAATAAAAATCTGGCCGTATTTGTTTTCATTATCCTTGCTGTTCAATCACTGGTAATCGTTTTATTCAACAAGCCGCTTCTCAAGTATTCCTTTCTCATCAAGGAAAAGGCCCAGGAGGTTCACAAATATACCGTAGAGCATTTTTCACGGATAGAGCTTGTCCGCTCTTTTTCAAATGAAAAGCCGGAACGGGACGGTTTTCTTGGCCTCCTGAACGAGAAATTAATCATAGATTTGAAAAACTTTCTCATCCATAAGTATTCAGAGAATGTCAACTTGATAATCAGCAACTTATGGATCGTCCTGGTATTGTGGTACGGCGGGTCATTGGTTATCAATAATGAAATCAGCTTGGGAACGCTTCTGGCCTTCTTGATGTTAGCCAATATTCTCTATAAACCGATTTATACTTTGACAGAATTATTCCTCACGTTCCCCGATGTACGATCAAGCCTCTCCAGGATTAACGAATACGATCAGGTCAAACCGCAGGTTATTGAACCTGTGCACGCTCTGGATTTTGTTCCCCAGGAGGGCAATATTTCAATAGAAAACTGCTCCTTTACCTATGATGACCATAAAATATTAAAAAATGTAAGCTTGAATATTCCTTCAAAAAGTATTTTTGCCCTGGCTGGTCCCAGCGGCAGCGGAAAGACAACCCTTTGCCGCCTTATCGTCCGGTTTTTCGATCCCCAGGAGGGCAGTATCTATCTGGACGGGAAAAATATCCGGGACATTAAACTTTCTTCATTGCGAAGATCGGTTCTCATGACCCTTCAGACCAACCATGTCTTCAATACGACGATTTTGAAGAATATTACCTATGGATGTAAGGATTTAGATAAAACAAAGGTTTTAATGGCCTTGAAAAAAGCGGGCGTGGATTTCATCTATAAAATGCCCAACGGTCTCGAGACCGTTATCGGTTCCAATGGTATCAATCTTTCAGGAGGCGAGGCCCAGAGAATCGCTCTGGCCCGCGCCTTTTTGTTCAAACCGAAAGTATTTATCTTCGATGAGACCACAGCTTTTGTAGACCCGGAAACGGAAGAAAAGATAAAGCGCTCACTCCTGGAACTGAAAGAAAACAGCACCATAATTTTCATTGCCCATAACCTCTCGACTATTCTGCTGGCGGATAATGTGGCCATCATGGAACACGGTGTGATCAAGGAATCAGGTGTTCCCCGGGTATTGATAAATGACGAAACCAGTTACTTTTCCAGGCTGTATTCTTCGGTCTTACAAGGTGGGGCAAGTCCAGGTATTAAGGGTGATGTGAGTCCGGGTATTGGTGATGTGAGTCCAAGTCTTGGCGATGCAAGCCCAGGGCTTGAGGATGGGGCAAGCCCAAGCCTTCATGAAAGCCTGGTCGCATAG
- a CDS encoding cysteine peptidase family C39 domain-containing protein, with amino-acid sequence MNHKYIFMAAGSAAVILLIKSNGFCQRRQIHPVNEANQVNQVNQASPVSPANPVNPVPPPVYPMYPVTPMEKGITKGTEKHTLMKVRSYMDVKFSRVDRQMSEYTCGLATLATLFTYYFDLPVHEDEIANDFLKNIIIEKRGISFLDMKNFIQSKGYKAAGYQVNLSALLMVLEETPVPIIIHTMRTQGKYDMGHFSLLLGYRDGYFIIKDPAFGNRVVSEESFSSEFTGRILIALPADKDKAILDKTSKRLKFEIINAQKYLLKVNYFEKAYPKLNYHFFTF; translated from the coding sequence ATGAACCATAAATATATATTCATGGCAGCAGGCAGTGCGGCGGTTATATTGCTCATCAAATCAAATGGATTTTGCCAAAGGCGTCAAATACATCCGGTGAATGAGGCGAACCAAGTGAATCAAGTGAATCAAGCGAGTCCAGTGAGCCCAGCAAATCCAGTGAATCCGGTGCCCCCCCCGGTGTATCCAATGTATCCGGTGACTCCAATGGAAAAGGGTATCACAAAGGGCACTGAGAAGCATACTCTCATGAAGGTAAGGTCATATATGGATGTTAAGTTCTCCCGCGTGGATAGACAGATGTCAGAATACACGTGCGGCCTGGCTACTCTTGCTACGCTCTTTACCTATTATTTCGACCTGCCGGTACATGAGGATGAAATAGCGAACGATTTTCTCAAAAATATCATCATCGAGAAAAGAGGAATCAGCTTTTTGGATATGAAAAACTTTATCCAGAGTAAAGGGTATAAGGCAGCCGGGTATCAGGTAAACTTATCGGCTCTTCTTATGGTTTTGGAAGAGACTCCGGTGCCAATCATTATCCATACCATGAGAACGCAGGGGAAGTATGACATGGGCCACTTTTCTCTCCTGCTGGGCTATCGCGATGGCTATTTCATCATAAAGGATCCGGCATTTGGCAATCGGGTCGTTTCTGAGGAAAGTTTCAGCTCTGAATTTACCGGCCGTATTTTGATCGCATTACCTGCTGATAAAGATAAAGCAATCTTGGACAAAACCTCCAAGAGATTGAAATTTGAAATCATTAACGCTCAAAAGTACTTATTAAAGGTGAACTACTTTGAAAAAGCTTACCCTAAACTTAATTATCATTTCTTTACTTTTTAG
- a CDS encoding radical SAM protein → MAELQTPATSSIPIKHAKILKGPLQMAFDITNRCNFKCLHCYNRSGEHDRIHDELKDKEVIKFIKDVVKIKPLNLCICGGEPLLREELVYEVAKILSRENIMVSLVTNGSLMTEDRAKRLLDSGIERIQVSLDGASAETHERLRGFKGSFKKVLDAISILKSINGSKTIVGVAFCPTRFNCHEFEKVFYMCKEREVDSIRIQPLMLLGRAQLNIRGIEPTPLQYRNLMRTINSLCYKYGSASIDWGDPIDHLIRNSSVAQHCVVFVHIFSNGDIAASPYLPIVVGNIKRYSFIKYWDAGLARMWESELLKKFANKIKSIPDLGKEHNGLPIVMFDEDIYVDLVDDNLFKVKESTVRSQNSGARREIQAGSLPGN, encoded by the coding sequence ATGGCAGAGCTACAAACACCAGCAACATCTTCGATCCCGATTAAACATGCCAAAATTCTAAAAGGCCCGCTTCAAATGGCTTTTGATATAACTAATAGATGTAATTTTAAATGCCTTCATTGTTATAACAGAAGTGGCGAGCACGATAGAATACACGATGAACTAAAGGATAAGGAAGTTATAAAATTTATTAAAGATGTTGTCAAAATTAAGCCTCTAAACCTTTGCATATGTGGGGGAGAGCCATTATTGAGAGAGGAATTAGTCTATGAGGTCGCAAAGATTCTATCGCGAGAAAACATCATGGTTTCTCTTGTTACTAATGGTTCATTAATGACTGAGGACAGAGCAAAACGTCTTCTTGATAGTGGGATCGAAAGAATACAAGTTAGTCTTGATGGTGCGAGCGCTGAAACCCATGAGAGACTCCGTGGATTTAAGGGGAGTTTTAAAAAAGTATTAGATGCTATTTCGATACTTAAAAGTATTAATGGTTCCAAGACAATAGTAGGGGTTGCTTTTTGTCCTACCCGGTTTAACTGTCATGAGTTTGAGAAGGTTTTTTATATGTGTAAGGAACGGGAAGTAGATAGTATTCGTATCCAGCCATTAATGCTTTTGGGCAGAGCTCAATTGAACATTAGGGGAATAGAGCCAACACCACTACAATATCGTAATTTGATGAGAACGATCAATTCCCTTTGTTATAAATATGGATCAGCATCAATAGACTGGGGCGATCCTATTGACCATCTTATAAGAAATTCCTCTGTAGCACAACATTGTGTTGTTTTCGTACATATTTTTTCAAATGGTGATATTGCTGCATCACCTTATCTTCCAATAGTTGTAGGGAATATAAAAAGATATTCTTTTATCAAATATTGGGATGCAGGGCTGGCTCGAATGTGGGAATCGGAGTTACTAAAAAAATTTGCGAACAAAATTAAAAGCATTCCGGATTTAGGAAAAGAACATAATGGTTTGCCAATTGTTATGTTTGATGAAGATATTTATGTTGATCTTGTTGATGACAACTTATTTAAAGTTAAGGAGTCAACAGTCAGGAGTCAAAATTCAGGAGCAAGAAGAGAAATACAGGCTGGAAGCCTGCCTGGTAATTGA
- a CDS encoding PqqD family protein: MQSLENHRPIFKKENLIYEREEKDSNWTILPKFHPETRELIINRTAKEVLMYCDGTRTIEEIVKAMKDKYQNAAIELIRNDVHNTLASFSRLMIIQWENENPFLFKRERIISDETFFRIGVEEDILEIKAFIEKSGISEKKLEQKENSELFLYRSSLIDPINEYSEVAMRQKMFRYYEDFFIYFNKKEILSLISIALPMPPNQAASFNLVIAKKSILKDLLRYSADNLPFISVFKIRKIKLYEDMNEKLSPEFEKIFVDEGYKQEGILRDELGLNHDLRIMSWIYDPLFIDEVEKQRSNITYN; encoded by the coding sequence ATGCAAAGTTTGGAAAATCATCGCCCTATTTTTAAAAAGGAAAATCTTATATACGAGAGAGAAGAAAAGGATAGTAATTGGACAATTCTTCCTAAGTTTCATCCGGAGACGAGAGAGTTAATTATAAATCGCACTGCCAAAGAAGTCTTAATGTATTGCGATGGAACGAGGACGATTGAAGAAATAGTAAAAGCCATGAAGGACAAATACCAAAATGCAGCTATCGAATTAATAAGAAATGATGTACACAATACTCTTGCAAGTTTTTCCAGGTTAATGATTATTCAATGGGAAAATGAAAATCCTTTTCTTTTTAAAAGAGAAAGAATAATTTCTGATGAAACATTTTTTAGGATTGGAGTTGAAGAGGATATATTAGAAATTAAGGCATTTATTGAAAAATCAGGCATATCGGAGAAAAAGCTTGAACAGAAAGAAAATTCGGAACTGTTTTTATATAGAAGTTCGCTTATTGATCCAATAAATGAGTATTCAGAAGTAGCAATGAGGCAAAAGATGTTTAGATATTATGAAGATTTTTTTATTTATTTCAATAAAAAAGAAATTTTAAGCCTCATATCAATCGCTTTGCCAATGCCTCCTAATCAGGCTGCATCTTTTAACTTAGTAATCGCGAAGAAAAGCATCTTAAAAGATTTGCTGAGATATTCTGCGGATAATTTGCCATTTATTTCCGTTTTTAAAATTAGAAAAATAAAATTATATGAGGATATGAATGAAAAGTTATCTCCTGAATTCGAAAAAATTTTTGTTGATGAAGGATATAAACAGGAAGGCATACTGAGGGATGAGTTAGGATTAAATCATGACCTGAGGATCATGAGTTGGATATATGATCCTTTATTTATCGACGAGGTTGAAAAACAAAGAAGCAATATTACATATAATTAA
- a CDS encoding ABC transporter ATP-binding protein, giving the protein MEHQKLSQKLTGKIFSEPEAFSWPVSRLGEALEILARKSSLKPLPIEMPGPPQSIIQQFQTESQTAGGDSGAGKALEQWIESAVSYLGLEAEPIDITYDMTGRLLQGAAPALIPLPGQPGHPGFQEAPRFLALVPGKRQGRKNQPLSILGPDHKVHRIALETVQAILCQGLESYLAPEIDRLFAEVMVSRQRHAQARAVILSEHLGPVPVTRCWLLRLSPGAGFWQQMRQARLPRSFCALTGAYTVQYALMVFAWWVIGRGALQGNLDLGWLLAWALLLFTMIPFQMAATWFQGALAINAGGLLKQRLLYGALQLEPEEISHQGAGQLLGRVIESEALESLALNSGFTSIAMIIELIAATVVLGIGTGGRLNILLFLVWVMISLFWGWRYLTDRWEWTKMRLEMTHDLVERMVGHRTRLAQERREHWHDGEDQAVERYLELSKAMDSRAVLLTTLIPSGWLVLGLAGLSVAFVSGQAGSVGVLAVGLAGVLLAQRALGKLPAGLMSLADTVIAWKQVAPLFHAAGRPRACGLPSSSALVHTHEPHSPKENEQNEQHEQYPVIEMHNCAFRYRGRSEPVIYGCSLQIRAGDQLLLEGPSGGGKSTLASLLIGLRAPESGLLLMRGLDLSTVGTQTWRRRVAAAPQFHENHVLTGTLAFNLLMGRRWPPQPGDLEEAEAVCRKLGLGSLLDRMPAGLMQMVGETGWQLSHGEKSRIYIARALLQGADLIILDESFAALDPESLHQALAYVLEQAPTLLVIAHP; this is encoded by the coding sequence ATGGAACATCAGAAATTAAGCCAGAAATTAACTGGAAAAATTTTTTCGGAGCCGGAGGCTTTCTCCTGGCCGGTCTCCCGGTTAGGCGAAGCCCTGGAAATTCTGGCCAGAAAAAGCTCACTCAAGCCCCTGCCGATCGAAATGCCCGGACCGCCGCAGAGCATTATTCAGCAATTCCAAACCGAATCCCAAACCGCCGGGGGCGATAGCGGTGCAGGTAAAGCCCTTGAGCAGTGGATCGAGTCGGCTGTCAGTTACCTTGGGCTTGAGGCCGAGCCAATCGATATCACCTATGACATGACCGGCAGGCTTTTGCAGGGTGCCGCCCCGGCACTCATTCCCCTGCCCGGACAACCCGGACACCCCGGTTTTCAGGAAGCCCCGCGTTTTTTGGCCCTTGTTCCCGGCAAACGGCAGGGCCGGAAAAATCAGCCATTATCCATTCTCGGCCCTGACCACAAGGTGCACCGGATCGCCCTTGAGACAGTCCAAGCGATACTGTGCCAGGGGCTGGAATCATACCTTGCCCCTGAGATCGACCGGTTGTTCGCTGAGGTCATGGTCAGCAGGCAGCGCCATGCACAGGCACGGGCAGTCATTCTGTCCGAGCACCTTGGCCCGGTGCCGGTTACCCGGTGCTGGCTTCTGCGGCTTTCGCCGGGCGCAGGCTTTTGGCAGCAGATGCGTCAGGCCCGCCTTCCGCGCTCCTTTTGTGCCCTCACCGGGGCCTACACGGTTCAATACGCACTGATGGTCTTTGCCTGGTGGGTAATAGGGCGGGGGGCATTGCAGGGCAACCTCGATTTGGGGTGGCTCCTGGCCTGGGCGCTGCTGTTATTCACCATGATCCCCTTCCAGATGGCCGCGACCTGGTTTCAGGGCGCTCTGGCCATCAATGCCGGAGGACTCCTCAAGCAGCGGCTCCTGTATGGTGCCCTGCAGCTTGAGCCTGAAGAGATCAGCCACCAGGGTGCCGGACAGCTCCTTGGCCGGGTCATTGAATCCGAAGCCCTGGAATCCCTTGCCTTAAACAGCGGATTTACCAGCATAGCCATGATCATCGAGCTGATTGCGGCTACCGTGGTTCTTGGAATCGGCACAGGAGGAAGGCTGAATATCCTCCTGTTTCTTGTCTGGGTGATGATATCCCTTTTCTGGGGCTGGCGCTACCTCACCGACCGCTGGGAATGGACAAAGATGCGTCTTGAAATGACCCATGACCTGGTTGAGCGGATGGTTGGCCACAGGACCAGGCTTGCCCAGGAGCGGCGTGAACACTGGCACGATGGAGAGGATCAGGCGGTCGAGCGCTACCTGGAGCTGTCAAAGGCTATGGATTCACGGGCAGTTCTGCTCACGACCCTGATACCCTCGGGGTGGCTGGTTCTGGGCCTTGCCGGGCTGTCTGTGGCCTTTGTTTCGGGTCAGGCAGGATCGGTGGGGGTGCTGGCAGTCGGCCTGGCCGGGGTCTTACTCGCCCAGCGTGCCCTGGGAAAGCTCCCGGCAGGGCTTATGAGCCTTGCCGATACCGTCATTGCCTGGAAGCAGGTCGCCCCGCTCTTTCATGCAGCAGGCCGCCCCAGAGCCTGCGGGCTGCCTTCTTCCTCAGCTCTTGTCCATACGCACGAGCCCCATTCCCCGAAGGAGAATGAACAGAATGAGCAGCACGAGCAGTATCCGGTGATTGAGATGCATAACTGTGCCTTTCGCTACCGGGGCCGCAGCGAGCCGGTTATCTACGGATGCAGCCTGCAAATCAGGGCCGGTGACCAGCTCCTGCTCGAAGGCCCCTCCGGGGGAGGAAAATCCACCCTGGCCTCTCTGCTCATCGGCCTGCGCGCGCCTGAGTCGGGCCTTCTTCTGATGCGGGGACTTGACCTTTCAACCGTCGGGACACAGACCTGGCGCCGCCGGGTGGCCGCCGCGCCCCAGTTTCACGAAAACCATGTCCTCACCGGCACCCTGGCCTTCAATCTCCTGATGGGCCGGCGCTGGCCGCCGCAGCCCGGTGACCTTGAGGAGGCTGAAGCAGTCTGCCGCAAACTCGGCCTCGGCAGCCTGCTCGACCGCATGCCCGCAGGACTGATGCAGATGGTCGGGGAGACCGGATGGCAGCTTTCCCATGGAGAAAAAAGCCGCATCTACATTGCCAGGGCACTGCTCCAGGGCGCAGACCTGATCATTCTCGATGAGAGCTTTGCCGCGCTTGACCCGGAAAGCCTCCATCAGGCCCTGGCGTATGTCCTTGAGCAGGCCCCCACCCTCCTGGTTATTGCCCATCCGTAA
- a CDS encoding ATP-binding cassette domain-containing protein produces MSADGAASTASPSSPRHAPGNRRRLIIPEIVQTSSMDCGPASLKCLLEGFGIRVSYGRLREACQTDVDGTSMNTLEQVAMQLGLEAEQIMLPVDHLLLPQARALPAIAAVCSPSGLTHFIVIWRIHGRIAQVMDPATGRRWPRCRQLLHELYVHTMPVPAAAWRDWAGTPEFLGALCHRLARLGLSRRKIILLVQEALQDPGWQPIGTLDAACRMVDSLVRSGALRPGRQAHGVIRAFFERGRGEAAQEMARVIPAAYWSVQPAPAGMRGEEQLFLRGAVLVRALGRQAAAGRMALYTAVEGQDSIPESQDRGASVQPGTANPDSSPDSGAGPAALSVELEAAIHERPLKAGRELLKLLAHDGFLSAPLLIVALAMAATSVIIQALLFRGLFDLGRELGLAGQRLEFMAAILVFATAALLLELPIAAELLRLGRHLESRLRLAFMEKIPRLHDRYFQSRLTSDMAERSHSVQTLRLLPTLGGQFIRTTFELALTTAAIAWIYPQSALIALLTTLLSVGLPLIVNPYLAERNLRVRNHGGALSRFYLDVMLGLVAVRAHSAERAVRREHEDLLVEWANAGFGFQAAVVAIEGLLSFIGFGLAAWLLFSYLAHGGDAGGVLLLGYWALNLPNLGQMVATMARQYPNHRNVTLRLIEPLGAPEEPTAGETAAPQGKADIQGGELQESDDSPGYPPGTVKVRRGVSLLLEGVGVRAAGQIILTDIDLAIEPQSHVAIVGRSGAGKSTLVGIFLGWHRPFSGRVLVDGCPLTADRLERLRRETAWIDPSVQLWNRSLLENLYYGIAPDASLPIGQAIQSAGLHSVLGRLTAGFQTRLGEGGVLVSGGEGQRVRLARGMLRPGVRLVILDEPFRGLDYRQRQDLLSNCRKLWPQATLLCITHDVGETIGFDQVLVMEGGRIVEAGAPADLASRPDSRYRAIAEVEERVRRGFWSGPAWRRLRLDAGQVIEEAAVDGWEESRGSADRMLSAQGEF; encoded by the coding sequence ATGTCCGCTGACGGCGCCGCCAGCACGGCCAGCCCTTCCTCCCCCCGGCATGCCCCAGGAAACCGCCGGCGCCTGATTATTCCGGAAATCGTCCAGACATCGAGCATGGACTGCGGGCCAGCATCTTTGAAGTGCCTCCTTGAAGGTTTTGGCATCCGGGTAAGCTATGGCCGACTCCGTGAGGCGTGCCAGACCGATGTCGATGGCACCTCCATGAACACCCTGGAACAGGTGGCCATGCAACTGGGGCTCGAAGCAGAACAGATCATGCTGCCGGTCGATCACCTGCTGCTCCCCCAGGCCAGGGCTTTGCCCGCCATTGCCGCTGTGTGCAGCCCAAGCGGGCTGACGCACTTTATTGTCATCTGGCGGATTCATGGCCGCATCGCTCAGGTCATGGATCCGGCTACCGGCAGAAGGTGGCCAAGATGCAGGCAGCTTCTCCATGAGCTGTATGTTCATACCATGCCGGTTCCGGCTGCGGCCTGGCGGGATTGGGCAGGGACGCCCGAATTTCTGGGGGCCCTCTGCCACAGGCTGGCAAGGCTTGGATTATCACGGAGGAAAATAATCCTGCTCGTACAGGAGGCGCTCCAGGACCCTGGCTGGCAGCCGATAGGCACCCTGGATGCGGCCTGCCGGATGGTCGATTCCCTGGTCAGATCAGGGGCACTGAGACCGGGACGGCAGGCTCATGGCGTGATCAGGGCTTTCTTTGAACGCGGGCGGGGAGAGGCGGCACAGGAGATGGCAAGAGTCATTCCGGCTGCCTACTGGTCAGTTCAGCCCGCTCCGGCCGGGATGCGGGGTGAAGAACAGCTTTTCCTGCGCGGCGCTGTGCTCGTCCGGGCACTTGGCAGGCAGGCGGCAGCAGGAAGGATGGCCCTCTACACTGCGGTTGAGGGGCAGGATAGTATACCCGAAAGCCAGGATCGAGGCGCTTCTGTTCAGCCGGGTACCGCCAACCCGGATAGCAGCCCGGATAGCGGGGCAGGTCCCGCTGCTCTTTCGGTCGAGCTCGAAGCAGCCATCCATGAGCGGCCGCTCAAGGCCGGACGTGAGCTTCTGAAGCTCCTGGCTCACGACGGTTTCCTGTCTGCGCCGCTTCTCATTGTCGCCCTGGCTATGGCAGCTACCAGTGTCATTATCCAGGCCCTGCTGTTTCGCGGGCTTTTTGACCTTGGCCGGGAGCTTGGCCTGGCCGGGCAGCGGCTCGAATTCATGGCCGCGATTCTCGTTTTTGCAACTGCGGCTCTTCTCCTGGAGCTTCCGATTGCCGCAGAATTACTGCGCCTTGGACGGCATCTTGAGTCCCGCCTCCGGCTGGCCTTCATGGAAAAAATTCCCCGGCTCCATGACCGCTACTTTCAAAGCCGCCTTACCTCGGATATGGCCGAGCGAAGCCACAGTGTACAAACTCTGCGGCTTTTGCCAACCCTTGGCGGCCAATTCATCCGCACGACCTTCGAGCTTGCCCTGACTACGGCTGCAATTGCCTGGATATACCCGCAGAGTGCGCTGATTGCCCTGCTGACCACCCTGCTCAGCGTCGGCCTGCCCCTTATCGTCAACCCCTACCTGGCTGAGCGAAATCTCCGGGTCCGGAACCACGGCGGGGCCCTGAGCCGTTTCTACCTCGATGTAATGCTTGGCCTGGTGGCAGTGCGTGCTCACAGTGCGGAACGGGCCGTCCGCCGTGAGCATGAGGACCTGCTGGTCGAGTGGGCCAATGCAGGCTTTGGCTTCCAGGCCGCGGTAGTGGCCATCGAGGGCCTTTTGTCCTTCATCGGCTTTGGGCTGGCTGCATGGCTCCTGTTCAGCTATCTGGCACACGGAGGTGATGCCGGGGGGGTCCTTTTACTGGGGTACTGGGCCCTGAATCTGCCAAATCTCGGTCAGATGGTGGCCACGATGGCCCGGCAGTACCCCAATCATCGCAACGTGACCCTGCGCCTGATTGAACCTCTCGGCGCTCCCGAAGAACCAACCGCCGGGGAAACGGCGGCTCCGCAGGGCAAAGCAGATATTCAGGGCGGGGAATTGCAGGAGTCTGATGATAGTCCGGGCTATCCGCCGGGAACAGTGAAAGTAAGACGGGGAGTATCCCTTCTTCTCGAAGGCGTGGGTGTGCGGGCAGCCGGGCAGATCATCCTCACTGACATTGACCTGGCCATCGAGCCGCAAAGCCATGTGGCCATCGTTGGCCGCTCAGGTGCAGGAAAATCCACGCTGGTCGGCATTTTTCTCGGCTGGCACCGCCCCTTCAGCGGACGGGTCCTGGTTGACGGATGCCCCCTCACCGCTGACCGGCTTGAGCGGCTTCGCCGTGAAACGGCCTGGATTGATCCTTCGGTGCAGCTCTGGAACCGCTCCCTGCTCGAAAACCTCTATTATGGAATTGCCCCCGATGCATCACTGCCGATCGGACAGGCGATACAATCGGCTGGCCTGCACAGTGTTCTGGGACGGCTGACAGCCGGGTTCCAGACCCGGCTCGGCGAGGGCGGAGTCCTGGTGTCAGGCGGTGAGGGGCAGCGGGTTCGCCTTGCCCGGGGAATGCTCCGGCCTGGAGTGCGGCTGGTGATCCTGGATGAGCCATTCCGGGGGCTCGATTACCGGCAGCGGCAGGACCTTCTTTCGAACTGCCGAAAGCTCTGGCCGCAGGCCACGCTCCTGTGCATTACCCATGATGTAGGCGAGACCATCGGCTTTGACCAGGTCCTGGTAATGGAGGGGGGGCGGATTGTTGAGGCCGGTGCTCCGGCTGACCTTGCCAGCAGGCCCGATTCACGCTACCGGGCGATAGCGGAAGTGGAAGAGAGGGTCAGAAGAGGTTTCTGGTCCGGTCCGGCCTGGCGCAGGCTGCGCCTCGATGCAGGACAGGTGATCGAAGAAGCTGCTGTTGACGGGTGGGAGGAGAGCAGGGGATCGGCGGACAGGATGCTTTCAGCACAGGGGGAGTTTTAG